The Pirellulales bacterium region GATGAACTTTCGGGCCGTCGCTTCGCGGTCGGTCGCCGCTGCCAGGTCAGCATTCATCATGCCCGTGTCCCCGACGGGGCCGGGACAGACGGCATTCACGCGAATGCGATCGCGCGCATGGCACAGAGCCAGGCTGCGCACCATGCCCAGCAGGGCCATTTTGCTGGTGGAATAAACGGGATCGTGTGCGCGCGGCAGAATGCCGGCGTTGCTCGAGGTGACGACGATCGCGCCGCCGCCGGCGGCGCGCAGGTGCGGAATGGAATACCGCGCCAACAGGAACGTGGCCTTGAAATTCGTGTCCATCACGGCATCCCATTCAGCCTCGCTCACGTCGGGAATCTGTTTCACAAGGCCGACACCGGCGTTGCTGATCACGATGTCCAGGCGCCCCTGTTCGCCGACGGCCTGGTCCACGAGTTGCCGTATATCGACTTCGCGCCGCACATCGCAAGTCCGCTCGCGAATGCCGAGCCGTGCAAAGGTCGCGGCATTTGTTTCATCTTCCCGCACGTCACCAGTGAAGACCTTTGCCCCCTCGCGAGCTAGCGCCAGGGCTGTTGCCCGGCCGATGCCGCTTGCGCCACCCGTTACGATGGCCACGCGTCCCGCCAAGGAATTCATAACACCTCCGCTTGAGAATCAGCTGACCCGCGGCCGCGGATCTTCCGCACCAACTTAACAATTGTCGCCGGCGGTTGCTTGCTTCCAGGCGGAGGGGCCGTCTACGATTGTGCGCACCATGGTTGACCGTCCTTGACCCGGTCTTGATTCATCCGAAGAGGCTTCCATATGCCCGACCCGCAGGTCCCCATCATCGACGCCTGGGCAAATCCGGCGATCAAAGAGATGTCAGAATCCGTGCCCGAGATCGCCCGCCTCTTTCGCCAGTCGGGCGCGACGCATCTTTTGGAAACGGGCGTAAGCGCCGAAGAAATGGTGGGCATGATGGACGCGGCCGGCATCGAACGGCTGTGCATGACCACCTGGGCACGGCCGGGCATCTCGATCACCAGCAATGATCGCATCGCCGAGTTTACGCGCGCCTATCCCGAGCGATTCGTAGGCGTGGCGGCCGTGAATCTCGAAAAGCCGGTCGAAGCCGTGCGCGAGCTGGATCGTGCCGTGCGCGAGCTGGGTTTCAAGGCGCTGCGCGTCATTCCCTGGCTGTGGAACCGGCCTCCTAACGACAAGCTCTACTATCCGCTCTATGTGAAGTGCATCGAGCTGGATATTCCGTTTTGCACGCAGGTCGGCCACACCGGGCCCTTGATGCCCTCGGAGCCGGGCCGGCCGATCCCGTACATCGACGAAGTGGCGCTGACCTTTCCCGAGTTGCGCATCCTGGGCGGGCACATCGGCTATCCATGGACCGACGAAATGATCGCACTCGCCTGGAAGCACGAGCACGTGTACATCGACACGAGCGCGTACCTGCCGCGCTACTACCCGCCGCAACTGGTTCACTTCATGAACACCTACGGCGCGGACAAGGTGCTCTTTGGCACGAATTTTCCGATGTTG contains the following coding sequences:
- a CDS encoding SDR family oxidoreductase, with product MNSLAGRVAIVTGGASGIGRATALALAREGAKVFTGDVREDETNAATFARLGIRERTCDVRREVDIRQLVDQAVGEQGRLDIVISNAGVGLVKQIPDVSEAEWDAVMDTNFKATFLLARYSIPHLRAAGGGAIVVTSSNAGILPRAHDPVYSTSKMALLGMVRSLALCHARDRIRVNAVCPGPVGDTGMMNADLAAATDREATARKFIAASPLAKAFGRMIAPEEVAQAILYLASDAAAMVTGTMIAIDGGKSLGVPPAE
- a CDS encoding amidohydrolase family protein, producing the protein MPDPQVPIIDAWANPAIKEMSESVPEIARLFRQSGATHLLETGVSAEEMVGMMDAAGIERLCMTTWARPGISITSNDRIAEFTRAYPERFVGVAAVNLEKPVEAVRELDRAVRELGFKALRVIPWLWNRPPNDKLYYPLYVKCIELDIPFCTQVGHTGPLMPSEPGRPIPYIDEVALTFPELRILGGHIGYPWTDEMIALAWKHEHVYIDTSAYLPRYYPPQLVHFMNTYGADKVLFGTNFPMLSLEKCAAQARELPLKPEAKGKFLRENALRVYKLDR